One window from the genome of Rhodopirellula halodulae encodes:
- a CDS encoding DUF2238 domain-containing protein, with translation MNVRRGLKQLDRQKAVVLATLGCMLLSLYRAPYPNEQWLQHIPTIGMLGGLWWSSSQARLSSIAFTSAIAFVLMHILGARWIYSFVPYDDWSQSLFGGSLSERMAWQRNHYDRLVHFASGLLGVPVAFDVLSEKLRDPIRETRPSFSNGWLWFLSASIVLAVGAAYEVLEWQIAMFFSPAQAEAYNGQQGDMWDAQKDLLLAGLGSLSAIGIHRIWLELKRE, from the coding sequence ATGAACGTCCGCCGAGGGCTCAAACAATTGGATCGCCAAAAGGCCGTCGTCCTTGCCACTTTGGGATGCATGTTGCTTTCGCTGTATCGGGCTCCTTATCCGAACGAGCAATGGCTGCAACACATTCCAACCATCGGCATGCTCGGCGGCCTGTGGTGGTCCAGTTCGCAGGCTCGGCTTTCGTCCATCGCGTTCACTTCTGCAATCGCTTTTGTATTGATGCACATCTTGGGGGCACGCTGGATTTACTCCTTCGTGCCCTACGACGACTGGTCACAAAGCTTATTCGGCGGTTCGCTTTCCGAACGCATGGCCTGGCAAAGAAACCATTACGACCGATTGGTGCATTTCGCGTCGGGTTTGCTCGGCGTTCCCGTTGCGTTCGATGTTCTATCTGAAAAGCTTCGCGATCCAATTCGCGAAACGCGGCCTTCCTTTTCGAATGGATGGCTTTGGTTCCTATCGGCATCGATTGTCTTGGCGGTTGGAGCCGCTTACGAAGTCCTCGAATGGCAAATCGCCATGTTCTTTTCGCCCGCGCAGGCCGAAGCGTACAACGGCCAGCAGGGCGACATGTGGGACGCTCAAAAAGATCTGCTTCTCGCCGGCCTGGGAAGCTTGTCGGCCATCGGCATTCACCGGATCTGGCTCGAATTGAAACGCGAGTGA